The nucleotide sequence CAGTTGAAGTCTACACTTCCATATGCTTAACATACCCTATTTATAAGCCGATTTTAGCTGACCTAGCATATATCAGTAGTACAGTTagagccagcagcctgcaggaaaaagTGGGCACAGGTGTTTCCATAGCAAGGCCTGTGAGTGTCTCCCATACATACTTCCAGTCTAAGCAAGCACATGAAAGGCTTGGCTTGTCGCTTACCTAAGGAAccaggaaaacaagggaaagctAGATTTTGCTTGTGTCCTAATgcccatataaaaataaagacagatgaaatacCCTTACTACCTTGTTAAATTCCATAAGCCGGAAGAGAACGTGCTGCACACAGGTACAAGTAAAATCCCTTGCTGGCAGgtttgcagaaacaaattttttatttacacaggCAAGTCTATCTTTAGACCCCATTTACCTCTTTACATTTCTCGAATATTTACATGACTTCATGATGCTCCAAGAAGAGAGTGATGAACAAAAAGATTACAGAAACTGTCAAAAgcatagcaaaaaaaacccaacctaTCATTGTGCTTTAAAACTTATGAGCTAGaataatgaagaagaaatgtagTTTTAGCACCTTGGTCATAACGGTCATGCTATAGAAGACACTTAAATAGCAGAGGGGATTTCAGAAGTGACCGTATCCAGAGGTTGCCAGTGACAATTCATGAGTGAATCGTAGAGTTCTTCGCTTGTCTCCATGAATTGTCTGTTCATTTCATCAACATCCAAGTAGAGCTGtggatctgaaaataaaagcctggtAAGTCCAAGTATCAAATCTGAGGCATGCGCACAAAAAACTTCACGTGAAATggctaataaaatgtattttaagctaAGTGTAATAAGCTATTAGATCTACTAATTTTAGTGAGGTATTTGGTCCTCTAAAATTTTGAGCCTCACAGCTCCAACTTTTGGGAATTTGTATATTAGAAGGCTGGGACTAGAATTGTCTTtcaagataaagacaaagacaaTGTTTAAGATAGTAAAGATAACGTTTAAGGATAATCAGCCATGAAACCCTCCCAAGAGTCATTTAATTCACTTCTACGGCAATACACGTTACATAGGATAGTTTCTAAACACTAACACAAAATGCCTCTACGTGAGGAACTTTGCAAACCTTCCAGGacacaaatatgttttgtacCGTATTTGTAAGTGCAAGCTGAATCCTCCTTTTGGAATCTGCAACATAAGCTTTTACCTCAGGGTGGAGAACAAAGCTTTTGCATATTACTGAGTTTctaatataaaatctgtttagcGGAACcaatacaaagaacaaaattctgtCTTAGACCATTTTCAAATGGGAATGAAGGCACAGGTACAAGAAACCTGCTGCGAAGCATTGACAGTGTCCCGTTTTACTTGATGCGGTCAGTGTATGCTGTATCAGCTTTAAAACCCCAGCTGATTGCAGATCAACCCCACAGAGGTTTGACCTCAGCTGAATTTTCAAGATGTCCTTCATCCAGCAGAGGTTGGCTTGTATTGTTAAAAGGCACAAGGATGGCTAAACTCAAGTGACAATGATAGAACCCTTATTACCTTCAGTAATTAGGTCATCACCAATTTCAGTCATAACTGAAGattcctgaaagacagaaaaggctaAGTTTAATCATaactcatttcagaaagcatcacaGATTCAAAGTGCTGCAGTCTCAATCCATTCCTTCTTCCTACAACTACAAGGATAGATGgcattttatctatttatttttagaagaaagccaATATTACAGtacaggttggaagggacctccggaGGTCACAACTAATACATTGACCACGATAAGACCACTTAAAACAactgtttaatttgctttaagcaaagcaaatcagaagaacaggaacagaaaaagcGTACGCAATTATGCTGTCAAAACCATTCTTTGGTATGCGTGAACAAATAATGGTGTATAAATCACTAATTCTATGGATTTACTATTTAAGCACTTAAATACAAACACCTCTGAATGGAATCTGCTCTTTTAACTTCACACTAAGcagaaagcatgttttcaaCTTCGGATTCTTTTTGCTGATTCACACAAATCTGTACAACGTAttatctgtgaaatattttctttacagcaaGCGTGCAGTATCTTTACCTCAAAAACAGCTGGAGCCATTAAAGAATCTCCTAAAGAGCAGTCTCCAACAGCTTGCATGCTGTCATAGGGAGCATAGGAGCTGTAGTTGTAGTCAGCGTAAGCATCGTAACTCCACTGCGAGTAGTAGTTCTGGTAATCTTGGTAATAATCATTATAGTTGTATGACTGGTACCGCTGgaattctgctttcagtctgAAACATGAGAAGTTGCATACAGTCAGAGAACAAGAAACTGTAAACCCAGTTCTGAACTTAAACAGTTTGTCAGCTTACACACTTCAAAGCTTAAAAGGAAGCTTTCCGAAACAGTCACCTAAGTGACAGCTTAAGTCACAGCTCAAAACCTCATTTCTATAGAAGCAAGCATCCTCACCTTTGCCAATACCAGAAGGAATTGTTCTCATGGATTAACTCCAGAGCCTTGACATGGTTACCTGTACACATCAAGTATTTTTAGCGTTGGCATAAGCAAGCTGCTGCTAAGTCTCTGTGCTTTGCTAAAGATTGATTTAAGACCAGAGACATTTATCAAGCACAGCTGCTTTAAAGATGCAGTCTTAACCCTTCTATCTTTTGTTTGGTTAATTACTAGATcttatttccagaaagaagtGAATGGAGTCAGATTATCCATTTCAAAGGAGCATCTGACACCGCCTGTCAGTTTGCCATGTCTACCTCCACCtgctcagtttttttgtttgtttaaagtccATTAAACATTCAACAGCTGCCAACTATACTGCTCAGGTGAAGTCAGTCTTGCTTAACAACACAATCGCGATTCTCCAGCATGACGCCTTATTATTAGTGGGGGAATTACAAAATACACTAGTTCTTAAGAAGAAAGGGCCAGCTGATTAGCTTTCACTACTTTCCCTTTCAAGATTTTCTCAGGGGCAGCTTCAGACTAATGACAAGAACCAAGACAAGTGCTATCTGTACTAAAACTGAGGTACACTGCATAAAGAACATTCAGATAACCCAGCTGCATATTCAAAAAAATCCGCTGTTTAGACTTGTCTTCACTGATTCTGTGCAGGCAGACCTCTTGTGTTTGCAGTGCCCAGTTTCTCTGACTTGAATTGcggatgcagagaagtgagttcTATGCTTTTGGGGAAGAATACAAGCTGAAGGCATTCTGAAATAGCTTCCAAACTCAGCAAACATGAGGGACAAACTAATCCAATGGCTGGGTATTTCAATGCTAAGAGAGCACGGTACTCAGCCATTCAGAAACGTATTActgatgtgtattttaataccTACATTTGTTTCAATACTGCAAAGCTACACAAGTTCTAATAAAGAGGTAATCCATTGTCTTGTTACTGTagtaaacaaacagaagatacaTCATCTTACGTCTTCTGCTTCCAACTGCACTCTTCCTACATACAGTTGTGTAgggaaggaaaatctgaaaatactgttgacATTCTTCTGGATAGCCgaagcaagaaaacatgtttgtggcttattcttgttttcaaaataaaacgatattaatttaatcaaaaaattttggcaaagaagtttggacagtgctctcttGGAGAAGAGCATTTCCATTCTAAAGCAGAAGGAGGCAACATTTGCAGAATTATGCTaggtaaacagaaacagaagtgtcattttttactatttaacaGAACACACAAGCTAACCTCATGAACATACTGAAATTGTTTATATGAAGTCCTGTTTTGTCAGTATCCTGGATCAAAGTTCATCAAATTTGGTATCAGTTCTTTAACCGTTCAGAGACCTGAATTGCCTTAAATAAGTGATAGAACTGAGCCGGTAGAGTAAGAAACCCTCTCAGGAAGTGCTAAGCTTTAAACTCCCCATTGCCCTAAGctcatgaaaagcaaagaatagcATTCTAAACCTGTTCTAGTAATAACGCCTTTGGCTTTCTCCCTGCgttcccattttttcccccccacttcTTTTCTGTCAACCCACTATAAAACTAGTTATGTGCTTCTCTCAAGCTAGAGGGAAAGCTCTAAGAACAAGAACTCCCTAGCATATAAAACCACTTGTTGTCCCTTCTACCTTATGCAGGCccaaacctgaaaatatttaccaatGCATTCGGCTTTGCTACTGTTGAGAAACAAGGCTGGTTACAATGGCAGCTAAGCCCAAGTTGCGCTGTCTGGCTAGACTTAACAGTTGGATTCCCCCAGCCATCCTGAAGCAGGTTGATGAATCCAGGGAGTCAAAACATAggacttctgcatttctggttttgtagaCTGCATCCTGTGTACAGCCACTACAGCAAGGGCCACAGACTTTCCAAAGGCAGAGCTACAAGAATCTGATTATTTAGAATAACTGTATCAATGCACAACTCATTGGTTACCTTTTAGAAATTCCTATGCTCAGCCGGATTCGTTTTCCCCCCAGACCTGGTGCATTCTGGCAGTCTTGCAGTGCCCTCATCTGATCACCTTGCTCACCAAATCTGACATAGGCATACCCTCTACAATtttcaaaagggagaaaacaaattCTAGTATGCATAACAGTTACAAAGCTAACGAATTCAATTTCTGTCTTctacaaaaaacagaagatagCAGCTACTATAGCTTCTATTACTTAAGCAACCTCTCTGGCATGTGCACATGCACAGAAAAGGCTTTCACCAAATTAAAAAACTTGGGCCAGAAGCAAAAAGCTTATTCCTTGGTAGCATTAAGATGCAACTCACTGAGAGCCagcaaaacaatacattttaagtgCTATCTGCGTAAGTAATCAGATTCCATATTTCTGCATATACAGCAGTTAATCAGTTAGCATTAACCCACTCCTACCACTGCATAAcactagcattttttttttgtatctgcGTTCTCAAAAGTTTCTTGAATTAGGCTATTACAGGCAGCATTGTCTGAACAGCAAACTCACTCATTCCTGCTTGACTCACTGCATGGCCAGTAGTTTCTGCTAACCTTTATTTACTACTAACATATGGTTCCATCACCCAACCCCCTAAGATTTGCCAGGGCTTATGCTTTTCCCCAAAGTAGgaattattttgtcttcagtATTGCAGATGAAGTAGACACACAGCAGCGCTGATTTCAGTGCAcagctcttccttctcccagcttctttttttttcccccccatgtAGATATGCATATGGGTAAGCTGAAGCTTATCACAGTAACTGCTTGAACTAACCAGAAAGCTCTTAGAAACACTCAAGGATCTGTGCTATTAAGAAAAGCAATGCTAGAGACTAATCTCACTCTTCCtgccccagaaaaaaaacactggaacagTTCCAACGCAAGTTCTTACATATCGCTTATAGAAGCGAACATACTGATAACATTACAAATTCGCACTGGAATTACCTGGAATATCCCAGCAGGTCTGTTGCTATTTTGCAGTCAATACATGAGGGATACCTCTTTAGGAAATAGTCATAGAGCTGGAAATCATCCACTTCTGGAGTAAGCTCCCCAACAAATATTGAATAATCCGgtctttaaaaagagagagagaaaacaattttaaagttCAAGGCTAAGATAGCTGATTCCCATTATATTAACAGCTAGTTATCATCAGACAGATAAAAGAGACAAATCTGTAAGGAGTACTAAGTGCAGAACTCTACTGAGTTGCGTACAAAACTGCAATGCCACCACTCCAATCAAAAGTTTTCCATTACTCTGGGTCTATTCTACTGTTTCAGCAACAAAGACCCATTTTCTGACAACTTGTaagaatttgtttcaaaaagcaCAGTTTATTGTCTGAACAAgaaagaagcataaaaataccaagaaaaGTGATTAACTCAAACCACAACCACGATTCAAAGGAGCTATGACTAGTTTGCTACTGATTCCCAGTGATCATGGGAGAGCGCAACTACAAATAAACTATTGTTTATGCACACATATTGCCAATGCAACATTTAGCATATATGCAACCACACCAGCcattttagaattttaaaatggagTGATGGCATTCACTATCAATTCGAACAGCTAAGTCAGTTTCTCATTTCAAAAGGTTTTTACCTGGCTGAACTACTACTACTAACAAACTCTATTcttcctggttttattttgttctttttctttcgtTTTTTCTGTGGTGTTCTCCACCAGCTGTAGGCCTGGAGGCATTCTCGTTTTTTCCCAAGCAAGTCCTGTTGGGATAAAAAAACACCTCTATAGTATTTAGCCTCATTTACATTCCTCCCTCCCACTCCCCATCACCACAGGTGATTTCCCCATATTCACCTTGCCCTTGAAAGAAGCCTGGGGTCCCATTTCTCCCTCCGCCTCCCATGAGGGAAAGCAGCCTCTGGGGAAAACGCCTGGCAAAAATAACAGAGCCAAAGGATTGTATGAACAGCCATATTCCCCTGACTTGTCAAGCTGGCTAAAGGATTGACAGCTTCCTCTTGGAATTAGGAAAAAAGCAGTTAGCCCTTCGATGCTGGTCAATCCTATGTGTTAATTAGCTTAGGACTGGACTGTGCTTCATTTGAGGTCTCGgactctcaaaaaaaaagttttcagtagCACAATGAGTGATGAACAGGCAGAAAAATCATCACTCTTGCTTGGAAGAAATCTCATCTGTCCCTATCTCCCCTTTCCTAGGGATTCTTCTTGCTTATGTGAGATGCCTCTCCTCACTACCTAGCTGCCAGTCACTCCCTCAGGCCAGGAACGATGACAGGAGGCCCATTAATGGAACGCAAGGAGAAAGCAGACCAGGAACAGGCACTAACTTGGCTGAGGGGAAAACTCAAAACCCAAATGCAAGGCCAGGAAGTAAGAGGCGTAAAAAAGCAcctccaaaataaaaaaaacacccgAAAAGCCACAGTTAAAAAGGAAGTGGGGTAACTACACaaaggaggagagaaacagCCGTATTAACACAGGTTGCCTCCCTCATTTAGTATTCTGAAGAACAAGGATTTCCAAAAATAAGAATAGCttttttcagtaacttttaCTTACGCAGGCTTTAGTGTTCTTCCTTTAGAACACCTCTACATAACTTATATAGAGAGTGTTACTCGCAAGATCCTTCAGAAGAACTCATGCTCAAATAATCCAAACTGCAAAGCTTAATGTTTTGCCCCAAACCTGCTTCGGTTGTTATGATCAAGCATCCAGAGGACAACCACCAATTACCAAGTTACCAGAGGAAATCATAGGACTAGAACACCCAACTCAGAGTGAGCTAGCTATTTCAGCTTTACATTTACTAGGAATTCTGAGTATGGTTCTGGGATCCATTTAGACACTACAAACCTGAATTTCTCACCACAAGATCTTACCTGGTTTGCCATGGTTGAAAAAGTCTGTCTTCTGTCTTTCTCAAGGAATGCAGCTGCAAACGTTCAATTTATTGCAGTCcttcagctgaaaaacagtGAGGGAGGGGCAAAAATTATCTTAATTTTGAGGTCAGTTAGTTTCATAAATGTTCACCCTGtctaacatttttaatattattaattcACAACTTGGgaatttaatttctgatttatCTCAATTGCTTTACCAATGACAAAAAAGATATAGAGCCGAGGGGACTACAATTAGAAgtcttcttcactttcttaaaTTGTAGTCGTCCACAAAGTTTTCACGTTGTCCAAGACACTATAAAATTGTGAGCTTTTAAGTGACCTACACTTTACCCTTATTTCTAAAAGAACATGCAGTATTATAATTTAATAGTTCCATgttctaaaataattaaaaacaaggcaacaaaaatataatctttaatgttttc is from Anser cygnoides isolate HZ-2024a breed goose chromosome 2, Taihu_goose_T2T_genome, whole genome shotgun sequence and encodes:
- the LOC106046469 gene encoding tRNA selenocysteine 1-associated protein 1 isoform X1, with the translated sequence MGPQASFKGKDLLGKKRECLQAYSWWRTPQKKRKKKNKIKPGRIEFVSSSSSARPDYSIFVGELTPEVDDFQLYDYFLKRYPSCIDCKIATDLLGYSRGYAYVRFGEQGDQMRALQDCQNAPGLGGKRIRLSIGISKRLKAEFQRYQSYNYNDYYQDYQNYYSQWSYDAYADYNYSSYAPYDSMQAVGDCSLGDSLMAPAVFEESSVMTEIGDDLITEDPQLYLDVDEMNRQFMETSEELYDSLMNCHWQPLDTVTSEIPSAI
- the LOC106046469 gene encoding tRNA selenocysteine 1-associated protein 1 isoform X2, yielding MANQDLLGKKRECLQAYSWWRTPQKKRKKKNKIKPGRIEFVSSSSSARPDYSIFVGELTPEVDDFQLYDYFLKRYPSCIDCKIATDLLGYSRGYAYVRFGEQGDQMRALQDCQNAPGLGGKRIRLSIGISKRLKAEFQRYQSYNYNDYYQDYQNYYSQWSYDAYADYNYSSYAPYDSMQAVGDCSLGDSLMAPAVFEESSVMTEIGDDLITEDPQLYLDVDEMNRQFMETSEELYDSLMNCHWQPLDTVTSEIPSAI
- the LOC106046469 gene encoding tRNA selenocysteine 1-associated protein 1 isoform X3 → MGPQASFKGKDLLGKKRECLQAYSWWRTPQKKRKKKNKIKPGRIEFVSSSSSARPDYSIFVGELTPEVDDFQLYDYFLKRYPSCIDCKIATDLLGYSRLKAEFQRYQSYNYNDYYQDYQNYYSQWSYDAYADYNYSSYAPYDSMQAVGDCSLGDSLMAPAVFEESSVMTEIGDDLITEDPQLYLDVDEMNRQFMETSEELYDSLMNCHWQPLDTVTSEIPSAI